The genomic DNA TTTTACTGGTCTTCCAACGTCATTCATTCTCCACTGATGTTAGGGGCTGGGATCAGTTGTCGAGAGTCATCCTGATTGGCCTGAGCGCCTGTCAGTAGCTCTCCCACACTTCCACAATAAAGCAAAGAGCGCATTGGCCATTTCTGCAAAGGAAGATATTTCTAGTAATAATAATTGAACGGTGGctaaatgatattttaatacGCAGCAATTACAACAACAATTTATAAAAGCACAAATATGGGATGCTATGTTAAACATGTCTGCTAAAGCCTGGcacatttaaatgacatttattatctttatatatttattatattaaactaatatatattatattaaaaaattaGATTTTATGAGTTCAACAAGGTTTCCCAAATCTGTTCCCTTAACAGGTTAATACATAGAATTCAGCATTAATGTCTGATTTACCTTGACCGGGTGCAGGTAGCCTTCAGCTCGCTGGGGTAAAGTGAGATCATTCAGGGTCCCTGCCTGGTccagtgtctctgtgaggtgaGCGATGTAGTTGGTGGCCAGGACCAGTACGTCCAGTTTAGAGAGCTTGGTGTCTCGGGGGACAGAAGGCAAGGCAGCCTGGAGACTATGGAAGGCCTGACGCAGGTTCCGAACCcgacttctctctctcgctgcgtTCTCTGGAGAGTTCTGGGTCTTCACTCCCCTTACCTGTATTTCCGAtcaaacacacaggaaagaTGATTGataatagaaaaacaaaatccaaaactGCTTCCATTACAAACAGTGAACCTGCATTTATATAGCTTAAAATCCCTAACAAGCATTCATATATGTGTGCTATAAGTGGTCAGTTTCTTAGTATTCACATGAGATTATTCCTCTCTGACGTGTACGAGAATTTCATTGGGAACTATATCataattgttcatttttattcatttattggaTTAAGATCAACTTTTTATTTAGATTCACAAAattagagagacagatgttTAAAGATGAGTAAAGCCTTTGAAAGCTTCTGATGATATCATCTGATGTGGTAACGTTCACTAATTTCATTTGGTGTATATGTCAGAAAACATGTGGTTATTGCATGCCAATATTTCACCTGTGATAATATAAGGCAATAAAAAAGTAGTTATAATTTACTTTGTTCGGTAGGTTCTCAGTATTTTACCTAACATTTTTAGACATGTTTAGTGATATAGACTCTCTacctcaccctctttctctcttgaacACAACATACTCACTTAACGAACGTGGTGGGGTATCTTTACAGGTGACCACCGGGGCAGTAAGACTTGGAGGACTGTTAGTCAGTTAGGGACATTCATAAAAGTTCAAGAATTTTCCAGATTttccagaacaaaacaaagaatgtaTGAAATATCTTAGAAGTGTTATCATGGATATGCGGTAGCGACAGAGCGATTCATTCTTTGAAGAAGAGATGTCAGCGTCTTTTCTGAATATAATTAAATGTCCGTCAACAGCTTGTGTCTCTGTGGTACACTCCGACTCTCTGTTCAGTTGACCCCGTTATGCCGTCAGAGGTCTTTCACCCTCTACCCATGGTATTAAATCTTTTCATTTAAGAATGGTTTTTAAGGGATGATGAAAATTCCCAACATGTCCCAATTTACATACACCCAATACGTTATTCTGTCCAAAGTAACTGCACAGATACACTGTCACAATGTTACAATGTTCTAACTGTGACTCACATATCACCTTTACATAACTGTAAGTCCATTATTCATAATCATTACGGGATAACGTAGAAATATCCACATAGTTTGG from Chanos chanos chromosome 8, fChaCha1.1, whole genome shotgun sequence includes the following:
- the tcf23 gene encoding transcription factor 23, with the protein product MDKRVIEESMLVPGERGRMAAETSPALTHSPRRAQGCVKKSTRRDTKTWVRGVKTQNSPENAARERSRVRNLRQAFHSLQAALPSVPRDTKLSKLDVLVLATNYIAHLTETLDQAGTLNDLTLPQRAEGYLHPVKKWPMRSLLYCGSVGELLTGAQANQDDSRQLIPAPNISGE